The following coding sequences lie in one Amycolatopsis cihanbeyliensis genomic window:
- a CDS encoding S8 family serine peptidase has translation MTEAAGGTTNGRYLVLLEDHSGDAGIRTMADVAGLRPANTADLAGTTLSDLTAEVDGVLLYDLGVVLITAAPDQVEALDRATRERGPIARVEPERTVHAISPAAPAAEQAGMDESTLTWGLQAVGVTESDATGAGIRVAVLDTGFDVDHPDFARRTVVTRSFIPGEDIADGHGHGTHCIGTACGPREPAEGPGYGIAHESEIYAGKVLSNAGSGTDGGILAGISWAIAHGCTVVSMSLGAPTRPGDPHSPIFERAARRALQRGTLIVAAAGNDSRRAQDHIAPVGHPANCPSVLAVGAVDARDGIADFSCGTVDLAGAVDLIGPGVDVYSSWPMPDRQHTISGTSMATPHVSGVAALIAQRYGGGGLELWARLSQTAHRSALPSTDVGAGLVRAPGAEG, from the coding sequence ATGACCGAGGCGGCTGGCGGCACGACGAACGGCCGGTATCTGGTTCTGCTGGAGGATCACTCCGGTGACGCGGGTATACGCACCATGGCCGATGTGGCCGGGCTCCGGCCGGCCAACACGGCCGACCTGGCGGGGACCACCCTGTCCGACCTGACCGCCGAGGTGGACGGCGTGCTGCTGTACGACCTCGGCGTCGTCCTGATCACCGCGGCGCCCGACCAGGTGGAGGCGCTGGACCGGGCGACAAGGGAACGCGGGCCGATCGCACGGGTGGAGCCGGAGCGGACGGTGCACGCGATCTCCCCTGCCGCGCCCGCCGCCGAGCAGGCAGGCATGGACGAGAGCACCCTGACCTGGGGCCTCCAGGCGGTCGGGGTGACGGAGAGTGACGCCACCGGAGCCGGGATCCGGGTCGCGGTACTGGACACCGGCTTCGATGTCGACCATCCCGACTTCGCCAGACGTACCGTGGTGACCAGGTCGTTCATCCCGGGCGAGGACATCGCGGACGGGCACGGGCACGGCACGCACTGCATCGGCACCGCCTGCGGTCCGCGCGAACCCGCGGAAGGCCCTGGCTACGGCATCGCCCACGAGTCCGAGATCTACGCGGGGAAGGTACTCAGCAACGCCGGCTCCGGCACCGACGGCGGCATCCTGGCCGGGATCTCCTGGGCGATCGCCCACGGTTGCACGGTGGTGTCCATGTCGCTCGGGGCGCCGACCCGTCCTGGCGACCCGCACTCCCCGATCTTCGAGCGCGCGGCGCGGCGCGCCCTGCAACGCGGAACGCTCATCGTGGCCGCCGCGGGCAACGACAGCAGGCGAGCGCAGGACCACATCGCTCCGGTCGGGCATCCGGCGAACTGCCCGTCCGTCCTGGCGGTCGGCGCGGTGGACGCACGCGACGGGATCGCGGACTTCTCCTGCGGCACGGTCGATCTGGCGGGCGCGGTCGACCTGATCGGCCCCGGGGTCGATGTGTACTCGAGTTGGCCCATGCCGGACCGGCAGCACACGATCAGTGGCACCAGCATGGCGACCCCACACGTCTCCGGGGTGGCCGCCCTGATCGCACAGCGGTACGGCGGGGGCGGGCTGGAGCTGTGGGCCCGGCTGAGCCAGACCGCACACCGTTCCGCCTTGCCTTCCACCGACGTCGGTGCTGGACTCGTGCGTGCCCCCGGCGCAGAGGGGTAG